gttttagatgagaTGGTTACTcaatatggtatcagagcttaggctggCGGGAGTACTAAGGTTCGATTCCCAGCCACCCCCAACATTCTCACAATTTAATGTGGACACTAAAGGCAATTAATGCCCGAAAGATGGGCGCCAGTGTTCCACTCTTCtacccataaatgggctttcgagtgagggggagtgttaaatatatgatcctattggggccttcctctaacaccttaaggttttagatgagctggttactcaacacgTTCTATCACGTGGGCCGTAGCTGTGTTTCATTCACATTTTAACCTTTAGAACTGCTCTCTCAGGTAAACTATCATtccatttttttattttctaatctctctcAAAATATGTATTAACTTATTCTAAATATATAGCATATCATGCCACCGGGAAGTAGAAAAAGTTGACGTACTCTGCCCAGAGAGCAAGAATTGCCAACCAATGATACCGGTGCTTGGGTCGCAGAAATAGAATTCATCAATGGTTCTGCTCCTAAAAATCCACAAGTTTCTCGTCGCACAACTCGATCAAGTGTTCATAGCCAACAAGTTGGATCATCTGCACAACCTATCTTTAAAGGTGAACGTATTGGACCTAGCATACCCTCAAGTGCACAGACCGAACAACACGAGGCATCTAATGTACACGGTGAAGAACTAAATGGTACTCATATTTCTTCTGGTAGTTTTTTGtgtaatataaataatatataggTTATTGCTTATTATGAAATATCTATGTAGATCAAAATGTAAGGCACAACCCACGTAAAGCAAGTCGTGGCATGACGACTTCGAAGATGGCTAGAGCAGCGTCAACAGGAAAGCTGTCGGTAACTTTTGATGCAAATTGTAGGCAACCAATATGTTTGAATGCTGAGAGGTTTAATAATGAGATCGGATTCATCGTTCGTAATCATGCTACATTTTCTTATAAAGACTGGAGACTAGTCCCAGAGCATGTTAGAGCGCCATTGCGAAGCTATCTTCAGGTATATTCTTTTACAGTAGCTATTTAATACTCTATCTGAACATATAGGTTTGTGTTTCTTTTTATTTCactttaatttatttattataggAGATTATGAATTGCGTATGAGCTTGTTACTTGCTAACAGATGATGACTTCAAATTCTAAAGTTTACAAATAAGTATAATTATTTTTCTAGTGTTTTCTAGTTCTTCTAGTTAATTATCCTACTTAATTAGCAGGACATGTATTAGGAATATTTTTATGTGACACACACTGGCTAGTCATATTGATAATGTCTAATATTGAAATGAATACATGTTGATTTCTCTTATATCCAGTTAGCATTTTTCTAGTACATATTTATGTAACATTGATTCACACTAAAATGTTTAAATCATTGACTTTTTTTGTTTACAGGAGAATTTTGACATTGGCTTACATGATGAGACAACTAAACTCTGTATCGATGAGCAAATGTGGAGAGCCTGGAAGAATTATAAATACAAATTACATTCATATTTCAAAGCCAATGGGGGAAGAACTGATTTATTGACAGCTAAAAGAAAGCGACATCCGGACTTCAAAGAAGACCAACAGGAAGAGTGGGAAATGCTATGTGATTGCTGGAGTTCAACTCAATTTCAGGTAACttttattttgtaaaaataatCATTCTATAGCTTTGTTAGATGCTTTAGCAAtaattttttattcaattttcaTATCAGGAAAGGGCTTTAAAGAATACCATCAATCAATCTAAAAAGAAGTGGAATTCTAAAAATGGGTCAGTTTCAACTGTGCGACATCATATTCGACGCGAAATGGAATTAAACTCTTCAACTGGACAAATTGAGACTTGGCGTCAAAATCATTATGACAAAAATGGATGGACCGGGCCAAAACTTGAGAAGTTATATGTAAGTAGTTTTATCTAGTTTTTAACTCATAGATTATGATACTTACTAAAAATGTTTTATCATTCTTACTCCAAGTATTTTGTTTAACAAAATGTTTTATACTTTCCTattcaatttttataataaataatataaatttaatgTTATTAGGACGACATGATGAATCTAAGAGAAGCATATTCACCAGAAGAATAGCCAGACAAATAAATATTGGAAATGGTACTTGGACGTCAATCTGTACACTTGCGAGGATGGGGACGTTCTGCTAGAAGCAAATTTGCTAAATCATCTAATAAAACTAGTACTCAGCCCACCCAACCAACCTATCAAGAGATAGTTGAACAACTTACCGAAGCCAAAGGCCTTCTTGCTAACGTTGTTGACATTTTACATAAGAACAATCGTATGCCACAAACAGCAAAATCTCCAACCGATGAAGTACCTGATGCTCGTATGGAAAGCTCATGATgatttttagatttttttaaGTATCACTTGAACTTTTAAATTTATGTTGCTCATTTTACTATTTAGGTTTTATGTTTTTCACTTCACTATTTGttgaatatttataaaatttgtTTTCAGTATTATTGTGATTATAATTTTTTAGCTAGTTAATAAAGAAAAATGTATATAGGCATAAAAAATTAATAAACAATACATCGAATTATATTAAAATAGCTAAAACTCGAAAAATAATATTGCACCACATGGCTTTTATATAAAACGTCATGTTGCATATCTGGGAAAAAAGAGAGAGGTGCCAGATGGCCATTTACGAGGCGCCACGTGGATGATGACAATGCTTCACATGAATCATGACAAGATGCCATGTCACTCATTGATGAGGCGCCATGTGACATGACAACAAGGCGCCACATAGACCATCCTAGTCATGAGGTGGGCCATGAACACATCAGCTGATGACATGTACCCATAATGCTTTGCTTACCAATATATATAAATGTAGGTAAATGGTCTTTCTCTACAAACTTTTACCTACCACTCGATACCAATAATTTATTAGTAGGTAAATATTCTTTACCTACAAATACAGTATTTTTACCTACATATAAAATTGGTAGGTAAACGCTAattttcttgtagtgaaaatggagtagttgagagaaagaatagaacattggttgaagctgccaggacaatgctgcaaggtgccaagttgccaacaagtttctgagaagaggctgttaacactgcttgttacactcagaacagatatctcattaacaaggcacatggcaagtcaccctactcaatcatgtctaagaggaAGCCTAC
This genomic interval from Apium graveolens cultivar Ventura chromosome 8, ASM990537v1, whole genome shotgun sequence contains the following:
- the LOC141678959 gene encoding uncharacterized protein LOC141678959 — its product is MTTSKMARAASTGKLSVTFDANCRQPICLNAERFNNEIGFIVRNHATFSYKDWRLVPEHVRAPLRSYLQENFDIGLHDETTKLCIDEQMWRAWKNYKYKLHSYFKANGGRTDLLTAKRKRHPDFKEDQQEEWEMLCDCWSSTQFQERALKNTINQSKKKWNSKNGSVSTVRHHIRREMELNSSTGQIETWRQNHYDKNGWTGPKLEKLYDDMMNLREAYSPEE